In Actinoplanes sp. NBC_00393, a single genomic region encodes these proteins:
- a CDS encoding sensor histidine kinase, whose protein sequence is MIKLRSLPDLWRQWPVTVRDLPLALAFALAAAVPALQRHGTQVGDLPNRPYDALTIGVVALECLPLAVRRRWPAVCLVLVSLGFAIDQLRGYHTVAGTALAIALVSAGAYVEQRRWLVAGLATAAYGSLVVSLDRLGSAEGVVGFTTFYLLLALAWGIGAWLRQNRAAEAERRRHVEEATRTAERTRIARELHDVVTHHVTAMVVQAEAARYLTGAPDKLEQTLTAITGTGRRAVGDLRQLLDLLNPDHSTDDPRTPSVGDLDTLVDQTRQAGQPVEFVRDGTPSAATGSAEVAAYRVVQEALTNALKYAHGSPTRVHVHHGKGETTVEISTDGSGSGNASPGGSGRGLAGLRERVAVLGGDFSAGAQAGGGFLVRARIPAGNPS, encoded by the coding sequence GTGATCAAGCTCCGGAGCCTCCCGGATCTGTGGCGGCAGTGGCCGGTCACGGTCCGGGATCTCCCGCTCGCCCTCGCCTTCGCCCTCGCGGCGGCGGTCCCGGCGCTGCAGCGGCACGGCACGCAGGTCGGTGACCTGCCGAACCGCCCGTACGACGCGCTGACCATCGGTGTCGTCGCCCTGGAGTGCCTGCCGCTGGCCGTACGCCGCCGGTGGCCGGCCGTCTGCCTCGTGCTGGTGTCGCTCGGCTTCGCGATCGACCAGCTCCGCGGCTACCACACCGTCGCGGGTACGGCACTGGCCATCGCGCTCGTCAGTGCGGGCGCCTATGTGGAACAGCGCCGTTGGCTCGTCGCGGGTCTCGCCACAGCGGCGTACGGATCCCTCGTGGTCTCCCTCGACCGGCTCGGCTCGGCTGAGGGCGTCGTCGGGTTCACCACCTTCTATCTGCTGCTGGCGCTCGCGTGGGGCATCGGGGCGTGGCTGCGCCAGAACCGGGCCGCCGAGGCGGAACGCCGCCGCCATGTCGAGGAGGCCACCCGTACGGCGGAGCGCACCCGCATCGCCCGGGAGCTGCACGACGTCGTCACCCACCACGTGACGGCGATGGTCGTGCAGGCCGAGGCGGCACGCTACCTGACGGGCGCCCCGGACAAGCTGGAGCAGACCTTGACCGCGATCACCGGCACCGGCCGCCGGGCCGTCGGCGACCTGCGGCAACTGCTCGACCTGCTCAACCCGGATCACAGCACCGACGACCCGCGTACGCCGTCGGTCGGCGACCTGGACACCCTCGTCGACCAGACCCGGCAGGCCGGGCAGCCGGTCGAGTTCGTCCGGGACGGCACGCCGTCGGCGGCCACCGGCAGCGCCGAGGTGGCGGCGTACCGGGTGGTGCAGGAGGCGCTGACGAACGCGCTGAAGTACGCGCACGGCAGCCCGACCAGGGTTCACGTCCACCACGGGAAAGGGGAGACGACCGTGGAGATCAGCACCGACGGCTCCGGATCCGGCAACGCTTCCCCGGGCGGCAGCGGGCGCGGCCTCGCCGGGCTCCGCGAGCGGGTCGCCGTCCTCGGCGGCGACTTCAGCGCGGGCGCGCAGGCCGGCGGCGGCTTCCTCGTGCGGGCCCGGATCCCGGCCGGAAACCCGTCGTGA
- a CDS encoding response regulator transcription factor, with translation MTAPIRVLVCDDQELIRAGFATIIDAQPDMEIVGECGDGRAAVDLAARLRPDVVVMDVRMPVLDGIEATRLLAGVGVPEPVKVLVVTTFNLDEYVYEALRAGASGFLLKDAPPAQLLGGIRTVATGAALLAPEVTRQLVGRYAARIRPAEGDPDGGALTPRELEVLRLIAEGLSNSEIAAALVLSQETVKTYVSRILTKLDLRDRVQAVVYAYRRGLVT, from the coding sequence GTGACCGCGCCGATCCGGGTGCTGGTCTGCGACGACCAGGAGCTGATCCGCGCCGGCTTCGCGACGATCATCGACGCCCAGCCCGACATGGAGATCGTCGGCGAGTGCGGCGACGGACGCGCGGCGGTCGACCTGGCCGCCCGGCTCCGGCCCGACGTGGTGGTGATGGACGTCCGGATGCCGGTGCTCGACGGCATCGAGGCGACCCGTCTGCTGGCCGGAGTCGGCGTCCCCGAGCCGGTGAAGGTCCTCGTGGTGACGACGTTCAACCTCGACGAATACGTCTACGAGGCGCTGCGCGCGGGCGCCAGCGGCTTCCTGCTCAAGGACGCCCCACCGGCGCAGCTGCTGGGCGGCATCCGCACGGTCGCGACGGGCGCCGCGCTGCTGGCCCCGGAGGTGACCCGGCAGCTGGTGGGCAGGTACGCGGCCCGCATCCGCCCGGCCGAAGGCGACCCGGACGGCGGCGCGCTGACCCCGCGCGAGCTGGAGGTGCTCCGGCTCATCGCGGAGGGCCTGTCCAACAGCGAGATCGCCGCGGCGCTGGTGCTCAGCCAGGAGACGGTCAAGACGTACGTGTCCCGCATCCTCACCAAACTGGACCTGCGCGACCGGGTGCAGGCCGTGGTGTACGCCTACCGCCGCGGCCTGGTGACCTGA
- a CDS encoding TetR/AcrR family transcriptional regulator has protein sequence MSRSRSTVLGRPRGFDTDEALERAMRVFWAQGYEGSSLADLTGAMGITKTSMYAAFGNKEQLFRKVLQRYTQGPADYFDAALEQPTAQAAAEALLRGSVRTSTMPEGFAGCLTIQGALPACDENRPVHEALVQFRNDAVERLEQRFGRAVDEGDLPGDADPRRLARYVMALAFGIPVHAANGLGRAELDEIVDQAMSCWPSRS, from the coding sequence ATGAGCCGTTCCCGCAGCACGGTGTTGGGTCGGCCCCGCGGCTTCGACACCGACGAGGCGCTCGAGCGCGCCATGCGGGTGTTCTGGGCGCAGGGGTACGAGGGTTCGAGTCTCGCTGATCTCACCGGTGCCATGGGAATCACCAAGACCAGCATGTACGCGGCCTTCGGCAACAAGGAACAACTGTTCCGCAAGGTTCTGCAGCGATACACGCAGGGCCCGGCCGACTATTTCGACGCCGCCCTGGAGCAGCCGACCGCGCAGGCAGCAGCCGAGGCGCTGCTGCGCGGATCGGTCCGCACCTCGACCATGCCCGAGGGTTTCGCGGGTTGCCTGACCATCCAGGGCGCGCTGCCGGCGTGTGACGAGAACCGTCCGGTGCACGAGGCGCTCGTCCAGTTCCGCAACGACGCGGTCGAGCGGCTCGAGCAGCGTTTCGGTCGTGCTGTCGACGAGGGCGACCTGCCGGGCGACGCGGATCCGAGGCGCCTGGCCCGCTATGTCATGGCGCTGGCTTTCGGTATTCCCGTGCACGCCGCCAACGGCCTCGGCCGCGCCGAACTCGACGAGATCGTCGACCAGGCGATGAGCTGCTGGCCGTCACGTTCCTGA
- a CDS encoding FadR/GntR family transcriptional regulator, which translates to MTAGPLRPSSLVQQATDRLREQITGGEWPVGTKLPGEVTLADQLGVGRSTVREALRALAGAGMVRARQGAGVYVIATRPSDDWSTRLRQAAVTDVYEVRMIVEVEAARLAATRRTDDDVAALRAALDRRRQAAGATDAEFVEIDIALHAAVVAATHNPLLVSLFTEFTPRLQQGLLDLVALLGLRSADPTPGDDGHTALVEAVIDGDADAAASALGAELRGTLALLRAAAR; encoded by the coding sequence ATGACAGCGGGTCCGTTGCGGCCGTCCTCACTGGTCCAGCAGGCCACCGACCGGCTCCGCGAGCAGATCACCGGCGGCGAGTGGCCGGTCGGCACGAAACTGCCGGGCGAGGTCACCCTGGCCGATCAACTCGGCGTCGGGCGGTCCACGGTCCGCGAGGCGCTGCGCGCCCTGGCCGGCGCCGGCATGGTCCGCGCCCGGCAGGGCGCCGGGGTGTACGTGATCGCGACCCGGCCGAGCGACGACTGGTCCACCCGGCTGCGGCAGGCCGCCGTCACGGACGTCTACGAGGTCCGGATGATCGTCGAGGTGGAGGCCGCCCGGCTGGCCGCCACCCGCCGCACCGACGACGATGTGGCCGCCCTGCGCGCGGCCCTCGACCGGCGGCGGCAGGCGGCCGGCGCCACCGACGCCGAGTTCGTCGAGATTGACATCGCCCTGCACGCGGCCGTGGTCGCCGCCACCCACAACCCGTTGCTCGTCAGCCTGTTCACCGAGTTCACGCCCAGGCTCCAGCAGGGTCTGCTCGACCTCGTCGCGCTGCTGGGGCTGCGCTCGGCCGACCCGACCCCGGGCGACGACGGGCACACCGCCCTGGTCGAGGCGGTCATCGACGGCGACGCCGACGCGGCCGCGAGCGCGCTCGGGGCGGAGCTGCGGGGCACGCTCGCCCTGCTGCGGGCGGCGGCCCGTTGA
- the leuA gene encoding 2-isopropylmalate synthase — translation MSFPTLRTPAGPVPSDAPHWNPQRASAMPYHRYQAAHDRVALPLTDRTWPSARVERAPLWVPVDLRDGNQALAEPMDTPRKRRMFDLMVTMGFKEIEIGYPAASRTDFDFVRHLATSGAVPDDVTVVVFTPARTELIDQTVASIAGLPRAVVHMYTATAPTWREVVLGRSRDELHELIRDSARHLMRGADRSGVDVRFQFAPEVFNLTEPDYALEICDSLTQLWEASPDRPVTINLPATVEIATPNVYADQIEYMHRNLARRDSVILSAHPHNDRGTGVACAELAVLAGAQRVEGCLFGNGERTGNVDLVTLALNLFAQGVDPMIDFSDIDTIRDVVEQCNRLPVHPRHPYGGELVHTAFSGTHQDAIAKGFAAHAKQAADLGVPAEEAPWSVPYLPIDPADVGRTYEAVIRVNSQSGKGGIAHLLHTHRGLDLPAAMRPDFSAHVQRVADDTGEELSPRRLWELFRATYLDPAETGPVTLASWQLTGDDQFSCVVRADGQEHECRGTGNGPLSALTDALRHAGITVDILEFSEHATGNGAQSPAAAYVHCQVGEVTVWGAGLDTSVLTASVQAVMAAVNRTR, via the coding sequence ATGTCGTTTCCCACTCTGCGCACCCCGGCCGGCCCCGTGCCGTCGGACGCCCCGCACTGGAATCCCCAGCGCGCCAGCGCCATGCCGTACCACCGCTACCAGGCGGCCCACGACCGTGTCGCCCTGCCGCTGACCGACCGGACCTGGCCGTCGGCCCGCGTCGAACGCGCCCCGCTGTGGGTGCCGGTCGACCTGCGTGACGGCAACCAGGCACTGGCCGAGCCGATGGACACACCCCGCAAACGCCGGATGTTCGACCTGATGGTCACCATGGGCTTCAAGGAGATCGAGATCGGCTACCCGGCCGCCAGCCGGACCGACTTCGATTTCGTACGCCACCTCGCCACCAGCGGTGCGGTCCCGGACGACGTGACCGTGGTGGTGTTCACCCCGGCCCGCACCGAGCTGATCGACCAGACCGTCGCGTCGATCGCCGGCCTGCCCCGTGCCGTCGTGCACATGTACACCGCGACCGCCCCCACCTGGCGCGAGGTCGTGCTCGGCCGCTCCCGCGACGAGCTGCACGAGCTGATCCGCGACTCCGCCCGCCACCTGATGCGCGGCGCCGACCGCAGCGGCGTGGACGTCCGGTTCCAATTCGCGCCGGAGGTCTTCAACCTCACCGAACCGGACTACGCCCTGGAGATCTGCGACAGCCTCACCCAACTGTGGGAGGCCAGCCCGGACCGGCCGGTGACCATCAACCTGCCGGCCACCGTCGAGATCGCCACCCCGAACGTGTACGCCGACCAGATCGAATACATGCACCGCAACCTCGCCCGCCGCGACAGTGTGATCCTGTCGGCGCACCCGCACAACGACCGCGGCACCGGCGTGGCCTGCGCCGAACTCGCCGTGCTGGCCGGAGCACAACGGGTGGAGGGCTGCCTGTTCGGCAACGGGGAACGCACCGGCAACGTCGACCTGGTGACGCTGGCGCTGAACCTGTTCGCCCAGGGCGTCGACCCGATGATCGACTTCTCCGACATCGACACGATCCGCGACGTCGTCGAGCAATGCAACCGGCTGCCGGTGCACCCGCGCCACCCGTACGGCGGAGAGCTGGTGCACACCGCCTTCTCCGGCACCCATCAGGACGCCATCGCCAAGGGATTCGCGGCGCACGCCAAGCAGGCGGCCGACCTCGGGGTGCCGGCCGAGGAGGCGCCCTGGTCGGTGCCGTACCTGCCGATCGACCCGGCCGACGTGGGCCGCACCTACGAGGCGGTCATCCGGGTCAACTCGCAGTCAGGCAAGGGCGGCATCGCGCACCTGCTGCACACCCACCGCGGGCTGGACCTGCCCGCGGCGATGCGGCCGGACTTCTCCGCGCACGTCCAACGGGTCGCCGACGACACCGGCGAGGAACTGTCCCCGCGACGGCTGTGGGAGCTGTTCCGGGCCACCTACCTGGACCCGGCCGAAACCGGGCCGGTCACCCTGGCGTCCTGGCAGCTCACCGGCGACGACCAGTTCAGCTGCGTGGTCCGCGCCGACGGCCAGGAACACGAGTGCCGGGGCACCGGCAACGGGCCGCTGTCAGCGCTCACCGACGCGCTGCGCCACGCCGGGATCACCGTCGACATCCTCGAGTTCAGCGAACACGCCACCGGCAACGGCGCGCAAAGCCCAGCCGCCGCCTATGTCCACTGCCAGGTCGGCGAGGTGACGGTCTGGGGAGCCGGCCTCGACACCTCGGTCCTGACCGCGTCGGTGCAAGCCGTCATGGCCGCCGTGAACCGCACCAGGTAG